DNA from Parageobacillus thermoglucosidasius:
GGTACGGGCACCTCTCACCTCGCTAGAGGCTTTTCTTGGCAGTGTAGGATCGGGGACTTCGGGACCAACGGTCCCTCGCCATCACGGCTCCGCCTTATTGCCAGACGGATTTGCCTATCTGGCGGCCTAACCGCTTGGACAGGCTATTCCAGCAGCCTGCTCGCCCTACCTTCCTGCGTCCCCCCATTGCTCCAACGGTGAGGAGGTGGTACAGGAATCTCTACCTGTTGCCCATCACCTACGCCTTTCGGCCTCGGCTTAGGTCCCGACTAACCCTGAGCGGACGAACCTTCCTCAGGAACCCTTAGGCTTTCGGTGCAGAGGATTCTCACCTCTGTTTTCGCTACTCACACCGGCATTCTCACTTCTAAGCGCTCCACGAGTCCTTCCGGTCTCGCTTCGGCGCACTTAGAACGCTCCCCTACCGATGACCGTTGGTCATCCCACAGCTTCGGTGGTACGTTTAGCCCCGGTACATTTTCGGCGCAGAGTCACTCGACCAGTGAGCTATTACGCACTCTTTAAATGATGGCTGCTTCTAAGCCAACATCCTGGTTGTCTGGGCAACTCCACATCCTTTTCCACTTAACGTACACTTTGGGACCTTAGCTGGTGGTCTGGGCTGTTTCCCTCTCGACTACGGATCTTATCACTCGCAGTCTGACTCCCAAGGATAAGTCATTGGCATTCGGAGTTTGACTGAGTTCGGTAACCCGATGAGGGCCCCTAGCTCAATCAGTGCTCTACCTCCAAGACTCTTCCCTTGAGGCTAGCCCTAAAGCTATTTCGGGGAGAACCAGCTATCTCCAGGTTCGATTGGCATTTCACCCCTACCCACACCTCATCCCCGCACTTTTCAACGTGCGTGGGTTCGGGCCTCCAGTAGGTGTTACCCTACCTTCACCCTGGACATGGGTAGATCACCTGGTTTCGGGTCTACGACGACGTACTGTGCGCCCTGTTCAGACTCGCTTTCGCTGCGGCTCCGTCTTTTCGACTTAACCTTGCACGTCATCGTAACTCGCCGGTTCATTCTACAAAAGGCACGCCATCACCCATCAACGGGCTCTGACTACTTGTAGGCACACGGTTTCAGGTTCTCTTTCACTCCCCTTCCGGGGTGCTTTTCACCTTTCCCTCACGGTACTGGTTCACTATCGGTCACTAGGGAGTATTTAGCCTTGGGAGATGGTCCTCCCTGCTTCCGACGGGATTCCCCGTGTCCCGCCGTACTCAGGAGCCACTCGGGAGGGAACGAAGTTTCGACTACAGGGCTGTCACCTTCTCTGGCGGGCCTTTCCAGACCGCTTCGTCTACCCCGTTCCTTTGTCACTCCCATCTGAGTGGTCCTACAACCCCAAGAGGCAAGCCTCTTGGTTTGGGCTGTTCCCGTTTCGCTCGCCGCTACTCAGGGAATCGCGGTTGCTTTCTTCTCCTCCGGGTACTGAGATGTTTCAGTTCCCCGGGTGTGCCCTCCATACCCTATGGATTCAGGTATGGATACTGCCCCATTACGGACAGTGGGTTCCCCCATTCGGACATCTCCGGATCAACGCTTGCTTACAGCTCCCCGAAGCGTTTCGGCGTTTGCCCCGTCCTTCATCGGCTCCTAGTGCCAAGGCATCCACCGTGCGCCCTTTCTAACTTAACCACGCGAAAACAGCTTCACTTTCGCCGCCTTCGCTTCCCGGCTTCTTCCTTCCGGTTATCTAGTTTTCAAGGAACGAGACTGCTACCTTGTGCTCACTTCTTTGCTGTCTTGCGTCGAGGAATCCAGCTTCTTTGCATTCACTTGCAGACGCAAGCAAAGACGCAAAGCTATTTCAAATGGTGGAGCCTATCGGGATCGAACCGATGACCTCCTGCGTGCAAAGCAGGCGCTCTCCCAGCTGAGCTAAGGCCCCACATGATTAATATGGGCCTAAGTGGACTTGAACCACCGACCTCACGCTTATCAGGCGTGCGCTCTAACCAGCTGAGCTATAGGCCCATCATATCATCTATTAAAAAATTCCTTCAAAACTAAACAAAACGACAAGCGTCATTGTAACGTATTTTCTTTTCATTGTCAATAGGTTAGCTTTCCGTATCATCCTTAGAAAGGAGGTGATCCAGCCGCACCTTCCGGTACGGCTACCTTGTTACGACTTCACCCCAATCACTTGCCCCACCTTCGGCGGCTGGCTCCCTTGCGGGTTACCTCACCGACTTCGGGTGTTGCAAGCTCTCGTGGTGTGACGGGCGGTGTGTACAAGGCCCGGGAACGTATTCACCGCGGCATGCTGATCCGCGATTACTAGCGATTCCGGCTTCATGCAGGCGAGTTGCAGCCTGCAATCCGAACTGAGAGCGGCTTTTTGGGATTCGCTCCCCCTCGCGGGTTCGCAGCCCTTTGTACCGCCCATTGTAGCACGTGTGTAGCCCAGGTCATAAGGGGCATGATGATTTGACGTCATCCCCACCTTCCTCCGACTTTTAGCCGGCAGTCCCCCTAGAGTGCCCAACTGAATGCTGGCAACTAGGGGCGAGGGTTGCGCTCGTTGCGGGACTTAACCCAACATCTCACGACACGAGCTGACGACAACCATGCACCACCTGTCACCCTGTCCTCCCGCAAGGGAGGAACGCCCTGTCTCCAGGGTTGTCAGGGGATGTCAAGACCTGGTAAGGTTCTTCGCGTTGCTTCGAATTAAACCACATGCTCCACCGCTTGTGCGGGCCCCCGTCAATTCCTTTGAGTTTCAGCCTTGCGGCCGTACTCCCCAGGCGGAGTGCTTAACGCGTTAGCTACAGCACTAAAGGGAATAACCCCTCTAACACTTAGCACTCATCGTTTACGGCGTGGACTACCAGGGTATCTAATCCTGTTTGCTCCCCACGCTTTCGCGCCTCAGCGTCAGTTACAGACCAGAGAGCCGCCTTCGCCACTGGTGTTCCTCCACATCTCTACGCATTTCACCGCTACACGTGGAATTCCGCTCTCCTCTTCTGCACTCAAGTCCCCCAGTTTCCAATGACCCTCCACGGTTAAGCCGTGGGCTTTCACATCAGACTTAAGGGACCGCCTGCGCGCGCTTTACGCCCAATAATTCCGGACAACGCTCGCCCCCTACGTATTACCGCGGCTGCTGGCACGTAGTTAGCCGGGGCTTTCTCGTTAGGTACCGTCACCGTGCCGCCCTGTTCGAACGGCACTTCTTCTTCCCTAACAACAGAGCTTTACGATCCGAAGACCTTCTTCGCTCACGCGGCGTCGCTCCGTCAGACTTTCGTCCATTGCGGAAGATTCCCTACTGCTGCCTCCCGTAGGAGTCTGGGCCGTGTCTCAGTCCCAGTGTGGCCGGTCACCCTCTCAGGCCGGCTACGCATCGTCGCCTTGGTGAGCCGTTACCTCACCAACTAGCTAATGCGCCGCGGGCCCATCCGTAAGTGGCAGCCGAAGCCGCCTTTCAACCGAAGACCATGCGGTCTTCGGTGTTATCCGGTATTAGCCCCGGTTTCCCGGAGTTATCCCGGTCTTACGGGCAGGTTACCCACGTGTTACTCACCCGTCCGCCGCTAACCAAGCGGAAGCAAGCTCCCGCCCGGTCCGCTCGACTTGCATGTATTAGGCACGCCGCCAGCGTTCGTCCTGAGCCAGGATCAAACTCTCCAAAGAAAGTTGACTGCTCAATCATTGTCTAGCTTCGGCTCCTAGCCCCTCGGGACGCTTCGGTCTCGCTGTGGTGGCAACCGCCTCCTCGCGAGCCCTCCAGCGCCTGTCGGGGCTAATCAGTCGCCTTCGCTTTTCTTATTGACGCTTGCGTTTTGTTTAGTTTTCAAGGAACTTTTGCACACTTTACTAAGTATATATGCTGCACTTTGTATTGTCAATTTATTTATTTTACTTTTTAACAACGACGTTCTTTAATATAATACATATAATAATAGAAGTCAATATGTTTTTTTAAAAAATAAAAAGACGATGATGAAAAACAACGTCTTTCATTATTCTTTCTATGAAAATTTTCCTTACATAACAATATACTTGTCAATGATGATTAAAGCTGCCGCCCCCGGAATTCCGAGGAATCCGCATATCAATGCCGTGATGAAGTTAATAGGGATATGAACATGAAACGTTCCGCCAACGGCATTGATAACGAATAAAACTAACGCTCCAACAATTAATTTTATCATTCCATATCCTAAAAATTTCAATGTTTTCAACCTTGCCCCCACTAATAATAAAATAATAATCATAGACAATGACAAAACAACAGCAAATTTTTGTTCCATTTTCCACGCTCCTTTTTTTCATGCTTGTACTATCAACGTATGAAGAAAGAAAGAAAAAAGAACAAAAAATAAAGGAAGCTATTTCACTCCCTTTAATGATACACGTCGGTATTTCGCTTCCCGCATTAAAAAAAAGTATTTGGCTTCTGCAACATGCAATGTCATCAGCACTTCCTCTGAAGGTTCCACACTTTTTTCAATCAATTGTTTCTGTCCATACCATTCATCGCGCGCTGCTTGCAATTGTTCTATTAATTTCAGATCAAACTGTTTTTTCAACCAGCCTTTCCGCCGCCATAACAAGTGACTTCCACCTCTTTCTATAACTCTCGACGTCCTTCCAAAGCTTTCGAAAGCGTCACTTCATCGGCATATTCTAAATCTCCGCCCACTGGCAAACCATGGGCAATTCTCGTCACTTTTATTCCCGTTGGTTTTAACAAACGCGATATATACATCGCGGTCGCTTCCCCTTCAATGTTCGGGTTTGTTGCCAAAATCACTTCTTGTACAGCTTCATCCTGCAACCTTTTCAATAACTCCGCAATTTTTATATCTTCCGGACCGATGCCCTCCATTGGAGAAATGGCGCCATGCAACACATGGTAAAGCCCGTTGTATTCTTTCATTTTTTCCATCGCAATGACATCTTTCGGATCTTGCACAACACAGATTGTTGTCCGATCCCGTCTCTCATCTTTGCAAATATAGCAAGGATCTGTATCGGTAATATGCCCACAAATCGTACAATATCTAATATTGCGTTTGGCATCCACAAGCGCTTTAGCAAATTCCAACACAGTATCTTCCTTCATTGTTAAAACAAAAAACGCGAGACGAACAGCTGTTTTTGGTCCGATTCCGGGCAGCTTCATAAAACTATCGATTAACTTAGATATTGGTTCTGGATAATGCATAAAACTCCTCCTAGAACAATCCCGGAATATTCAATCCTTTTGTGAATTGTCCCATCATTTCAGCCGCCAACTCATCTGCTTTTTTCAATGCGTCATTGGTTGCCGCCAACACTAAATCTTGAAGCATTTCAATGTCTTCCGGATCCACGACTTCTTCTTTAATTTTCACTTCTAAAATTTGTTTATGACCATTTGCAATGACGGTTACCATTCCGCCTCCTGCAGTACCTTCTACCGTTTTTTCCGCTAATTGCTCTTGTGCTTTCTGCATTTCTTTTTGCATTTTTTGCATTTGTTTCATCATTTTTTGCATATTTCCCATTCCGCCACGCATCATCGTTTTTTCCTCCTTATACGTTTTATTCCTTAATTTCAATGATTTCCTCGCCAAACAGCCGTTTTGCTTCTGCGATTAACGGATCTTCTTCTTTTTCTTGTTCGCGCTTCGTCCCTTTTTCGCGGATGAATTCTTCCCTTATCTTTCCCCATTCTTCTTCAGGAACGGCCACCATCTCAAAACGTTTTTTCGTCAGTTCGAATAAAATCGCCTCTAAATTATCTTTCACATAATTCGTATTGTCAGCAGCCATTTTGCAGTGAATTTCATATTTAAACTTCAACACAAAAGCGTTCGGGCTTGCCGCAACTGGCTCGCTTTCCTGCAATAAAGCCGCATGGGACACTTTATGCTGTTTCTTTAATGTATCGAGCATCTCAGCCCAATGGCTTTTGATGAGCGATAAATCCTGATGGGTCGCTTGCTTTAATATTTCATGAATACGGCCAACCGGCGTTTTATATCCTCCCGTTTTCAGCGGCCTCGTTTGTTTTTGCGCCTGCGCGGGGGCGGTTGCCGCCACAGATTCATTGTGTTCTTTCAAACGGCGCAGCTCCGCTTCCAAATATTCCACTTTTCTCGCAAGCGATTGGATTTCTTCAGCAGACGAAGATGTGGACGAAGCTTGTTGATGGCAAAGCTTCACCAGCGCGACCTCTAAGAAAATGCGCGGATGATTCGTCCATTTCATTTCTTGCTGGCTTTTATTTAACACTTCAATCGCTTCATATATGTCAGATAACGGAATCGATTCCGCCAAATGTTGAAACGTATCGTCGACAATGGTGCCTTTGATTGCTCCTTCAACATGGGGAGCCGTTTTATAAAGCAAAAGATCGCGATAATATAAAATTAAATCTTCCATAAGGCGGTTAGGATCTTTTCCTTGATCCATCATTTCCTCAAGCAGACGCAACGATGTTGCCGCATCTTTTTCATATACAGCCTGAATAAGAGAGGCCAATGTCGCAGAAGACACGGAACCTGTCATGGCAAGGACGTCTTCAAGCAGCAATTCTCCATCGCTAAATGAAATAGCTTGATCAAGCAAGCTTAACGCATCGCGCATTCCGCCATCGGCCGCGCGCGCAATCGCAAACAAAGCTTCATCGGAAGCTGTCATCCCTTGCTGTTCCATCACGTGCCGCAGTCTCGCGACAATGGAATGCAATGGGATCCGTCGAAAATCAAAGCGCTGACACCGGGAAATAATCGTAAGCGGGATTTTATGTGGCTCTGTTGTTGCCAATATAAAAATAACGTGCTTCGGG
Protein-coding regions in this window:
- a CDS encoding YbaB/EbfC family nucleoid-associated protein; translated protein: MRGGMGNMQKMMKQMQKMQKEMQKAQEQLAEKTVEGTAGGGMVTVIANGHKQILEVKIKEEVVDPEDIEMLQDLVLAATNDALKKADELAAEMMGQFTKGLNIPGLF
- a CDS encoding pro-sigmaK processing inhibitor BofA family protein, whose product is MEQKFAVVLSLSMIIILLLVGARLKTLKFLGYGMIKLIVGALVLFVINAVGGTFHVHIPINFITALICGFLGIPGAAALIIIDKYIVM
- a CDS encoding YaaL family protein, which produces MLWRRKGWLKKQFDLKLIEQLQAARDEWYGQKQLIEKSVEPSEEVLMTLHVAEAKYFFLMREAKYRRVSLKGVK
- the recR gene encoding recombination mediator RecR, translated to MHYPEPISKLIDSFMKLPGIGPKTAVRLAFFVLTMKEDTVLEFAKALVDAKRNIRYCTICGHITDTDPCYICKDERRDRTTICVVQDPKDVIAMEKMKEYNGLYHVLHGAISPMEGIGPEDIKIAELLKRLQDEAVQEVILATNPNIEGEATAMYISRLLKPTGIKVTRIAHGLPVGGDLEYADEVTLSKALEGRREL
- the dnaX gene encoding DNA polymerase III subunit gamma/tau; the encoded protein is MTYQALYRVFRPQRFADVVGQEHVTKTLQSALLQNKISHAYLFSGPRGTGKTSAAKIFAKAVNCEHAPMAEPCNECPACIGITNGTIPDVLEIDAASNNRVDEIRDIRDKVKFAPTSVRYKVYIIDEVHMLSIGAFNALLKTLEEPPKHVIFILATTEPHKIPLTIISRCQRFDFRRIPLHSIVARLRHVMEQQGMTASDEALFAIARAADGGMRDALSLLDQAISFSDGELLLEDVLAMTGSVSSATLASLIQAVYEKDAATSLRLLEEMMDQGKDPNRLMEDLILYYRDLLLYKTAPHVEGAIKGTIVDDTFQHLAESIPLSDIYEAIEVLNKSQQEMKWTNHPRIFLEVALVKLCHQQASSTSSSAEEIQSLARKVEYLEAELRRLKEHNESVAATAPAQAQKQTRPLKTGGYKTPVGRIHEILKQATHQDLSLIKSHWAEMLDTLKKQHKVSHAALLQESEPVAASPNAFVLKFKYEIHCKMAADNTNYVKDNLEAILFELTKKRFEMVAVPEEEWGKIREEFIREKGTKREQEKEEDPLIAEAKRLFGEEIIEIKE